One Roseburia rectibacter DNA window includes the following coding sequences:
- a CDS encoding MerR family transcriptional regulator, which translates to MDKSQYLTTGELAKLMHVTKNTLFHYDKIGLFSPEIVLDNEYRYYSIHQIEVLEAIIMLKELGMSLKEIQTFLSDRTPEKLLELFEKEEQILAEKIRLLKDRRQWMEEKSKKIRAYLEKEKDEIFVCEKPGRYYLMDAFLDVSESEFAERTAELINFYENNSKSICYEIGYIQYAKDVRRQIYANYSNVILLMKHKPGGMSCHFMPAGKYLTTYFKGHWRNIGEAYRKLLAYADEHQITLAEEFLEVYTVDQLMAETVEEYVTEISVRICGGDMDEL; encoded by the coding sequence GTGGACAAAAGTCAATATCTGACAACTGGTGAGCTTGCAAAGCTCATGCACGTCACCAAAAACACTTTATTTCATTATGATAAGATCGGCTTGTTTTCGCCGGAGATCGTGCTTGATAACGAGTACCGTTATTATTCGATCCATCAGATCGAAGTGCTCGAAGCGATCATTATGCTAAAGGAACTTGGTATGTCTTTAAAAGAGATCCAGACCTTTTTAAGTGACCGGACTCCGGAAAAATTATTGGAGCTGTTTGAAAAAGAGGAACAGATTCTGGCAGAAAAAATCCGGCTGTTAAAGGATCGCAGGCAGTGGATGGAAGAAAAAAGTAAAAAAATCAGGGCATATTTAGAGAAAGAAAAAGATGAAATATTTGTCTGTGAAAAACCGGGCAGATATTATCTGATGGATGCATTTTTAGACGTTTCGGAATCAGAATTTGCGGAGCGCACAGCGGAACTGATCAATTTTTATGAGAACAACAGCAAAAGCATCTGTTATGAGATTGGTTACATCCAGTATGCAAAAGATGTCAGGCGGCAGATCTATGCAAATTACAGCAACGTAATATTGCTGATGAAACATAAGCCGGGCGGCATGTCCTGCCATTTTATGCCTGCGGGGAAATATCTGACAACTTATTTTAAAGGGCACTGGAGAAACATCGGGGAGGCTTACCGGAAACTTCTTGCTTATGCAGATGAACATCAGATTACACTGGCGGAAGAGTTCCTGGAAGTTTACACGGTGGATCAGCTGATGGCGGAGACGGTGGAGGAGTATGTGACGGAGATATCGGTGCGCATCTGCGGGGGAGATATGGATGAACTGTGA
- a CDS encoding MATE family efflux transporter, translated as MAQSIGQKFTPVTLLKFALPSMVMMVLMSCYTITDGIFISRFLGDNALSAVNIVYPVINIVLAIGVMLATGGSAVVAKKMGEGKDDEAKDNFSMLVFTGVVASVVILILTILFLEPICRALGANDSLLANCKAYLFTVVLFAPACMLQSLFQTFFVTAGKPHIGMTLVISAGIANAVLDYVFLSPLGFGIEGAALATGIGQLIPAVVGLFYFFFVRGDLYFTKFHFHGSVLSTASFNGASEMVTNIANAVITYAFNKIMLRLAGENGVAAITILLYSQFLFNALFLGFSMGVAPVISYNYGAKNTGGLKSVCKICRRFVIVSSIIITICCNLLSEPIVLLFVGGKTATYDLAVSGFSVFCVTFLFSGYNIFSSALFTALSDGKTSAIISFTRTFVFILLSLLTLPVIWDVTGVWLAIPVAEFVTLFLSIFYQRRKRTVYHYA; from the coding sequence ATGGCACAGTCCATTGGTCAGAAATTCACACCTGTCACTTTATTAAAATTCGCATTACCATCCATGGTCATGATGGTACTCATGTCCTGTTATACAATCACGGACGGGATTTTTATCTCGCGCTTTCTTGGAGATAATGCGCTGTCCGCAGTCAATATCGTCTATCCGGTCATCAATATCGTACTCGCCATCGGCGTCATGCTCGCAACCGGAGGAAGCGCCGTCGTTGCAAAGAAAATGGGCGAAGGGAAAGACGATGAAGCAAAAGATAACTTTTCCATGCTCGTGTTTACCGGTGTTGTGGCGAGTGTTGTCATCCTGATACTGACGATTTTATTTTTAGAGCCAATCTGCCGCGCTCTCGGTGCAAATGATTCATTACTTGCAAACTGCAAGGCATATCTTTTTACCGTTGTTTTATTTGCCCCGGCGTGCATGCTGCAGAGCCTGTTCCAGACGTTCTTCGTGACAGCGGGAAAACCACACATTGGCATGACGTTAGTCATCAGTGCCGGTATCGCAAACGCCGTGTTGGACTATGTATTTTTATCTCCTCTTGGATTTGGCATTGAAGGAGCCGCCTTAGCCACCGGTATCGGTCAGCTCATACCTGCAGTCGTGGGACTCTTCTACTTTTTCTTTGTCAGGGGAGATCTTTATTTTACAAAATTTCATTTTCATGGAAGTGTCCTTTCTACTGCAAGTTTTAACGGTGCATCCGAGATGGTAACGAATATTGCAAACGCTGTGATTACTTATGCATTTAACAAAATCATGCTGCGCCTTGCCGGCGAAAACGGTGTTGCCGCAATCACGATACTGCTTTATTCCCAATTTTTATTTAATGCTCTTTTTCTTGGATTTTCCATGGGTGTTGCACCTGTGATCAGTTACAATTACGGTGCAAAAAATACAGGCGGACTGAAAAGCGTCTGCAAAATCTGCAGACGCTTCGTGATCGTTTCTTCTATTATAATTACTATTTGCTGTAACCTGCTCTCCGAGCCGATCGTACTTTTGTTTGTGGGTGGAAAAACAGCGACTTATGACCTTGCCGTCAGCGGTTTTTCGGTATTCTGTGTGACCTTTTTGTTCAGCGGTTATAACATTTTTTCATCCGCTCTCTTTACGGCACTCTCAGACGGTAAAACCTCGGCAATCATATCCTTTACAAGAACCTTTGTTTTTATCCTGCTGTCACTCCTCACACTGCCAGTCATTTGGGATGTGACCGGTGTGTGGCTCGCAATCCCGGTGGCAGAGTTTGTGACACTGTTTTTATCGATTTTTTATCAGCGCCGCAAACGGACGGTTTATCATTACGCCTGA
- a CDS encoding CBS domain-containing protein, with amino-acid sequence MNILFFLTPKEDVAHVEETDTMRQVLEKMEHHGYTAIPLLSVEGKYIGTITEGDLLWFLKDRNFPDLKLLEDMPITSIERRRDNQAVKIDESMENLFDKVMNQNFVPVVDDKRVFIGIVTRKDVLAYLGKKAAAQA; translated from the coding sequence ATGAACATTTTATTTTTTCTGACACCGAAGGAAGACGTAGCACATGTGGAAGAAACGGACACCATGCGTCAGGTGCTTGAGAAAATGGAACATCATGGTTATACAGCTATTCCGCTGCTTAGCGTGGAAGGAAAATATATCGGTACGATCACAGAAGGTGATTTACTATGGTTTTTAAAGGACCGCAATTTCCCGGATCTGAAACTGCTTGAGGATATGCCGATCACGTCGATTGAGCGTAGAAGGGATAATCAGGCGGTAAAGATCGATGAATCCATGGAGAATCTGTTTGACAAGGTAATGAACCAGAACTTCGTTCCTGTTGTAGATGATAAAAGGGTATTTATCGGAATCGTAACCAGAAAAGATGTTCTGGCATACCTTGGAAAGAAAGCGGCTGCTCAGGCGTAA
- a CDS encoding PBECR4 domain-containing protein, with protein MAKYDKKAALKIMIEAVKQYEEKLNDKQFLIIYRERKDIKTVNVGFRDMNFLHMTGVKTRLSAQQFYAACLESKLSEYDFEIDNKGKVQQKLMVLPYLAKNQSMHELRVSDEIFEMILVDEE; from the coding sequence ATGGCAAAGTATGACAAGAAAGCAGCTTTAAAGATTATGATAGAAGCTGTAAAGCAATACGAAGAAAAACTGAATGATAAACAGTTTCTAATCATATATCGGGAAAGGAAAGATATAAAGACAGTAAATGTAGGATTTCGGGATATGAACTTTTTACATATGACTGGTGTGAAAACAAGATTGTCTGCACAACAATTTTATGCGGCTTGCCTGGAATCAAAACTTTCTGAGTATGATTTTGAAATTGATAATAAAGGAAAAGTGCAACAGAAATTAATGGTGTTACCATATCTGGCGAAGAACCAGAGTATGCATGAACTTAGGGTAAGTGATGAAATATTTGAAATGATTTTAGTGGATGAGGAATGA